Genomic DNA from Vibrio vulnificus CMCP6:
TATTCATACCGCAACCTTGCTGCACGATGATGTGGTGGATGAGTCTGATATGCGTCGTGGCAAAGCCACCGCTAACGCTGCCTTTGGCAACGCTGCCAGCGTTTTGGTTGGCGACTTCATCTACACACGCTCCTTTCAGATGATGACAGAGCTAGGATCCATGAAGATCCTGAAGCTCATGAGCGATGCCGTTAACATCATTGCAGAAGGGGAAGTATTGCAGTTAATGAACTGTAACGATCCTGATACCACTGAAGAAAGCTACATGCAGGTGATCTACTCTAAGACCGCACGCCTGTTTGAAGCCGCAACACAGATTGGTGCCATACTCAATGATGCTCCGGCGGAAGTCGAAACCGCACTGCAAAATTATGGCAAGTATCTCGGTACCGCGTTTCAGTTGATCGATGATGTGATGGATTACACCTCAGATGGCGAAGAAATGGGCAAAAACGTTGGGGATGATCTCGCTGAAGGCAAACCTACTCTGCCCTTGTTACATGCCATGCGTCATACCAATGCAGAGAATGCGCAGATGATCCGCGAAGCGATCGAGAATGCCAATGGGATGGAACGTCTAGATGACATTCTGGCTGTAATGCAACAAGCAGGTTCGTTGACCTATACTGAAGCAAAAGCAATGGAAGAAGCCGATAAGGCCATTGCGGAATTACAGGTATTACCTGAGTCTGAATACAAGCAAGCATTGATTGCACTTGCACATATGGCGGTCAAGCGCAGCAAATAGTAAGAGCAAAGAAAGGGAGCAATGGCTCCCTTTCTTCTTTGTTGATTCGAATACTATCAACCACAAACAAAAAAGCCGATCCAACGATCGGCTTTGTTTTTCTAACACTCACATTCGCTGACTTACTTTACGAAGTCCACGCCAATTTGAATGTCACTGTTAAGCGTTTCTAGCATGCCATCTAGCGCTGCTTTTTCGAAATCACTTAGCTCACCGTAAGGTAGGATCTCTTCAACACCCTCTTTGCCAAGTTTCACTGGCTGTGCAAAGAAGCTAGCATGCTCGCCGTTACCTTCAACGTAAGCGTATTCGATCACTTCTTCACCCTGCAGTGCTTTCACGAGCGCAAGACCAAAGCGACACGCAGCCTGACCCATTGAAAGTGTTGCACTACCGCCACCCGCTTTCGCTTCAACCACTTCAGTACCTGCATTTTGGATACGTTTGGTTAGGGCTGCAATTTCTTCGTCGCTAAACTCGACACCTTCCACTTGAGAAAGAAGAGGCAGAATCGTCACACCAGAGTGACCACCAATCACTGGTACACGGACTTCACCTGGATCTTGACCTTTCAGCTCAGCAACAAACGTTTCTGAACGGATCACATCCAACGTCGTCACACCAAAAAGTTTACGCTTGTCATAAACGCCCGCTTTTTTCAGAACTTCTGCTGCAATTGGCACAGTGGTGTTCACCGGGTTGGTGATGATACCAATACAAGCATTTGGACAAACCACGGCAATGCGCTCAGCAAGTGATTTGACGATACCAGCATTGACATTAAATAGATCCGCACGATCCATACCTGGCTTACGCGCAACACCAGCAGAAATAAGAACCACATCAGCACCTTCTAGTGCTGGCGTTGGATCTTCACCGGCATAACCTTTGATCGAAACGTGGGTTGGGATGTGGCTTAGGTCTGCAGCAACACCCGGAGTAACCGGAGCAATATCATATAGGGCTAAATCAGAACCCGCTGGAAGGCGGTTTTTCAGTAAAAGAGCTAGGGCTTGACCGATGCCACCAGCGGCACCAATAACAGCTACTTTCATTGTAGTTCTCCTTGAGAGCGATCTCTTATAGACGTTTTAGTAGGGTATTTTGTAAACAACTGTGTAGAACGCTATAGCAATTACAACTTGATTACAATCAATTAACGCTCGCTTTGCGACCTTGCGCAACTCGATTATCGCGTGCCACATTCACCTCGGCCATTATCCACATAAATTGTAGGTATGACAAAGGCTTAAGCATGAAAGAAATTGACTACATTTCTTGCTTTGTTCGCCATTCACTGCGCTAATCGGACAGTAATCTGTTTAAAATTTACAGTGATACAACTAACAGATTGCAATCAGCTTTTGGCACTGAGTGAATATCTATGCGAAAATATGCAAAACGTTAAGAAATGGAATGTGGATTTTATGCGCCCATCAGAAAAACAAGACAACCTAGTACGCGCTTTTAAAGCTTTATTGAAAGAAGAACGCTTTGGTTCTCAAGGTGAAATTGTTGAAGCCCTGAAACAAGAAGGCTTTGAAAACATTAACCAATCTAAAGTTTCTCGCATGCTGACCAAGTTTGGTGCCGTTCGTACCCGCAATGCGAAAATGGAAATGGTTTACTGCCTACCCACCGAACTGGGTGTTCCGACCGTCAGCAGTTCTTTGCGTGAATTGGTTTTAGATGTTGATCATAACCAAGCATTAGTGGTCATCCATACTGGCCCTGGTGCGGCACAGCTTATTGCCCGTATGCTCGATTCTCTTGGTAAATCGGAAGGCATCCTTGGCGTGGTGGCGGGTGATGACACCATCTTCATTACCCCTACCCTAACAATCACGACAGAACAACTGTTTAAATCGGTCTGCGAATTGTTTGAATACGCGGGCTAACTAACGGCAAACAATGCTCACTTTAGCGATGCTTTGGTGAGCATTTTGTTTGAAATGCATTCAAATACGCGTTAATTGTTCGTGATCTAATTCACGCATTCAACCAAATCTCTACCAAGATAAGCATCAATTTAACTCATTGATCTAAAAGAACCTAACACTAAAAAAACGTCACTCCTATTCTCTTTCCTTAGATTTTTTCGCTATAAGTTTTAACAATTGTATAATTATCTGCCAATTATTTGTTATTATTCCGCCACTTTTCCAAACGATTGGATTGGAAAAGATGCCGTTTCCAAACAGGAAACCCCTGAAGATAATTTGTTATGCTTCTGGGTTAATAATGGATAAAGGAAGGAACATTCATGGCATTAAATACGCTGATTAAAGTGGGTGCAATTGCTGCTGCCGTTATGGGCGCAGGTGCGGTTCACGCTCAAGAATTTATTACGATTGGTACAGGTTCAGTGACGGGTGTTTACTACCCTACGGGTGGCGCCATCTGTAAACTGGTCAACAAAGATCGTAAAGATCACAATATCCGTTGTTCTGTAGAATCAACGGGCGGTTCGATCTACAACGTCAATACCATCCGCTCTGGCGAGTTGGACTTTGGTATTGTTCAGTCTGACTGGCAATACCATGGCTACAAAGGCACTAGTAAATTTGAAGAGCAAGGCCCTTACACTAAGCTGCGTGCCATGTTCTCTCTTCATACCGAACCTTTTAACATCATTGCACGCTCTGACGCAGGCATCGACAAGCTTGAAGATCTGAAAGGCAAGCGCGTCAACATCGGTAACCCTGGCTCGGGCGATCACGCAACGATGAGCGTGGTGATGGATGCTATGGGTTGGAACAACGACAGCTTCAAGCTAGCATCAGAGCTAAAAGGTTCTGAGCGTTCGCAAGCCCTATGTGACAACAAGATCGACGCGTTCATTTACATGGTTGGTCACCCAAATGGCTCAATCAAAGAAGCGACTACGTCTTGTGACGCCAAACTGGTGTCCGCAACAGGTCCACAGATCGACAAAATTGTTGCTGACAACCCATACTATGCTTACAGCACCGTGCCTGCTGGTATGTACCGTGGCACTGATAAAGACGTGAAGAGCTTTGGTGTAGCGGCAACGCTTGTCACCACTGCCGATGTGTCTGACGACGTGGCTTACAACGTGGCGAAAGCGGTATTCGAGAACTTCGATACCTTCAAACGTCTACACCCTGCGTTTGCTACCCTTAAGAAAGAGGATATGGTGAGCGCTGGTATTTCTATCCCACTACACCCAGGTGCAGTGAAATACTACAAAGAAGTGGGTCTGCTGAAATAAGCACCCCCACGGTTCAGGCAGGAAGGCCATCTTCCTGCCTGCGATTCAATCCTGATCCCGACTTCAATCATTCTGTTGTCTGATTTGCCGTTACAATCTCATTAATTCAGACAGCATTGAGTTCACTGCCCTCTCCGACTTCAGAATTGGAAGGGTGACAGCATCAACTAGACCATCAATAACAAGGAAACGTACATGACGACGAATACCACTCCGTCACAAGATGTGCAAGAAATGGTGGCTCAAGCCGATACTGGCGCACGTAACCCGGCAGGGTTACAGGGACGAATCCTTTGGTTTGTTCCTCTTTGCTGGTCATTGTTTCAATTATGGTACGCTTCACCGCTGCCGTTTATTTTCGATTTCGCCGTTCTTAATGACACGCAGGCACGAGCTGTACATTTAACCTTTGCTATCTTTCTTGCTTTCACTGCTTACCCTGCACTGAAAAGCTCACCTAGAGAGCACATCCCTGCCCTCGATTGGGTATTGGCTTTACTCGGCAGTTTCTCTGCTTCCTACATCTACATCTTCTACACCGAGCTTGCTGGCCGTTCAGGCGCTCCAACGACGATGGATGTTGTGGTAGCAGTCACTGGCATGGTGCTGTTGCTTGAAGCCACTCGTAGAGCGTTGGGCCCTCCTTTAATGCTCGTGGCCGCTCTTTTTCTCTTTTATACCTTTGCCGGTCCCTACATGCCGGATGTCATTGCCCATAAAGGGGCAAGCATCAACAAAGCGATGTCCCATTTATGGTTGACCACGGAAGGCGTGTTCGGCGTTGCTCTTGGCGTATCCACCTCGTTTGTGTTCTTGTTTGTACTCTTTGGTGCCATGCTGGAACGCGCAGGTGCGGGGGCATACTTTATTAAAGTGGCCTTCTCATTGCTCGGCCATATGCGTGGTGGGCCGGCCAAAGCGGCCGTGGTAGCCTCCGGTTTATCAGGGCTTGTTTCTGGTTCTTCCATCGCCAACGTGGTCACCACGGGTACCTTTACGATTCCCTTAATGAAGCGGGTTGGATTCCCAGGAACAAAGGCTGGCGCCGTCGAGGTGGCAGCATCAACCAATGGGCAATTAACGCCGCCGATCATGGGGGCTGCAGCTTTCTTGATGGTGGAATACGTTGGTATTTCTTACGTTGAAGTCATTAAAGCGGCCATTCTGCCGGCCTTAATTTCTTATATTGCGCTGATTTATATTGTTCACTTAGAAGCGTGTAAAGCAGGTATGACAGGCTTACCTCGCCGCCATAACCCAACGTTAGTGCAAAGCTTGCTCTCCTTTACAGGTACGATTTTAGGATTGTGTGTCGTCAGTGCGGTGGTTTACTACGGCATCGGTTGGACCAAGGATGTCTTTGGCGATGCCGCGACACCAATGGTGACCATTGCCTTACTGGTTGCCTATGTGGGCTTAGTCAAAATTTCCGCCAATCATGCGCAAGATGGCGCCTTGGAAATCGATGCAGAACTGACCGAAGTGCCCGACCCAGGACCGACGATCAAATCGGGTTTGCACTTCCTGCTTCCGATTGTTGTACTTGTTTGGTGTCTCACCGTTGAACGCTTTTCTCCTGGCCTTTCAGCGTTTTGGGCGACGGTGTTCATGATCTTTATTCTTCTCACTCAACGTCCTTTGATGGCGTTGATGAACAAGAGTGGCGACATTGCACAGCAAACCAAGGCTGGTTGGACCGATCTGTTAGAGAGCTTAGTATCGGGCGCTCGCAATATGATTGGCATCGGTGTCGCAACCGCCGCTGCGGGTACCGTTGTCGGCGTGGTGACCCTAACCGGGATCGGTTTGGTCATGACCGATTTTGTTGAGTTCATTTCCGGCGGCAGCGTGATCATGATGCTGATCTTCACCGCAGTGATCAGCTTGATCCTTGGTATGGGACTCCCTACAACCGCGAACTACATTGTGGTGTCGACCTTGATGGCGCCAGTGATCGTCACGCTAGGCGCTCAGCACGGCTTGATCATTCCACTTATCGCCGTCCACCTGTTTGTGTTCTATTTTGGTATTTTGGCCGATGATACCCCTCCAGTTGGCTTAGCTGCGTTTGCTGCGGCTGCGATTGCGAAATCCGACCCAATCCGCACTGGTATCCAAGGGTTTGCCTACGACATTCGTACCGCTATCTTGCCATTCATGTTTGTCTTCAATACTCAGCTCTTGTTGATGGGCATTGATACCTGGTGGCACTTGCTGTTAACGATACTCTCCTCGATTATCGCCATGCTGATCTTCTCCGCGGCCACACAAGGCTGGTGGTTCACCAAAAACAAATGGTGGGAAACGCTGTTACTGCTCATACTTACGTTCTCGTTCTTCCGTCCAGGCTTCTGGTGGGACATGATTTACCCAGCCAAAGTTCTTTCACCAGGTATTGAGATAGAGCAAATCACTCAGAAGCTAGATGTAGGACAATCACTGGAGCTTCGTGTAGCTGGTACCAATCTAGAAGGTGATTTCACTGAAAAGACGGTCCGTTTACCTTTTGATGATAATGCGACAACCGCACTTGAACGTCTT
This window encodes:
- the argR gene encoding transcriptional regulator ArgR, which produces MRPSEKQDNLVRAFKALLKEERFGSQGEIVEALKQEGFENINQSKVSRMLTKFGAVRTRNAKMEMVYCLPTELGVPTVSSSLRELVLDVDHNQALVVIHTGPGAAQLIARMLDSLGKSEGILGVVAGDDTIFITPTLTITTEQLFKSVCELFEYAG
- the ispB gene encoding octaprenyl diphosphate synthase, translated to MDFKTIQALTADDMAKVNETIQAQLNSDVSLINQLGFYIISGGGKRLRPLLAVLSARALGYQGNAHTTAAAFIEFIHTATLLHDDVVDESDMRRGKATANAAFGNAASVLVGDFIYTRSFQMMTELGSMKILKLMSDAVNIIAEGEVLQLMNCNDPDTTEESYMQVIYSKTARLFEAATQIGAILNDAPAEVETALQNYGKYLGTAFQLIDDVMDYTSDGEEMGKNVGDDLAEGKPTLPLLHAMRHTNAENAQMIREAIENANGMERLDDILAVMQQAGSLTYTEAKAMEEADKAIAELQVLPESEYKQALIALAHMAVKRSK
- the mdh gene encoding malate dehydrogenase → MKVAVIGAAGGIGQALALLLKNRLPAGSDLALYDIAPVTPGVAADLSHIPTHVSIKGYAGEDPTPALEGADVVLISAGVARKPGMDRADLFNVNAGIVKSLAERIAVVCPNACIGIITNPVNTTVPIAAEVLKKAGVYDKRKLFGVTTLDVIRSETFVAELKGQDPGEVRVPVIGGHSGVTILPLLSQVEGVEFSDEEIAALTKRIQNAGTEVVEAKAGGGSATLSMGQAACRFGLALVKALQGEEVIEYAYVEGNGEHASFFAQPVKLGKEGVEEILPYGELSDFEKAALDGMLETLNSDIQIGVDFVK
- a CDS encoding TAXI family TRAP transporter solute-binding subunit, with protein sequence MALNTLIKVGAIAAAVMGAGAVHAQEFITIGTGSVTGVYYPTGGAICKLVNKDRKDHNIRCSVESTGGSIYNVNTIRSGELDFGIVQSDWQYHGYKGTSKFEEQGPYTKLRAMFSLHTEPFNIIARSDAGIDKLEDLKGKRVNIGNPGSGDHATMSVVMDAMGWNNDSFKLASELKGSERSQALCDNKIDAFIYMVGHPNGSIKEATTSCDAKLVSATGPQIDKIVADNPYYAYSTVPAGMYRGTDKDVKSFGVAATLVTTADVSDDVAYNVAKAVFENFDTFKRLHPAFATLKKEDMVSAGISIPLHPGAVKYYKEVGLLK
- a CDS encoding TRAP transporter permease, which encodes MTTNTTPSQDVQEMVAQADTGARNPAGLQGRILWFVPLCWSLFQLWYASPLPFIFDFAVLNDTQARAVHLTFAIFLAFTAYPALKSSPREHIPALDWVLALLGSFSASYIYIFYTELAGRSGAPTTMDVVVAVTGMVLLLEATRRALGPPLMLVAALFLFYTFAGPYMPDVIAHKGASINKAMSHLWLTTEGVFGVALGVSTSFVFLFVLFGAMLERAGAGAYFIKVAFSLLGHMRGGPAKAAVVASGLSGLVSGSSIANVVTTGTFTIPLMKRVGFPGTKAGAVEVAASTNGQLTPPIMGAAAFLMVEYVGISYVEVIKAAILPALISYIALIYIVHLEACKAGMTGLPRRHNPTLVQSLLSFTGTILGLCVVSAVVYYGIGWTKDVFGDAATPMVTIALLVAYVGLVKISANHAQDGALEIDAELTEVPDPGPTIKSGLHFLLPIVVLVWCLTVERFSPGLSAFWATVFMIFILLTQRPLMALMNKSGDIAQQTKAGWTDLLESLVSGARNMIGIGVATAAAGTVVGVVTLTGIGLVMTDFVEFISGGSVIMMLIFTAVISLILGMGLPTTANYIVVSTLMAPVIVTLGAQHGLIIPLIAVHLFVFYFGILADDTPPVGLAAFAAAAIAKSDPIRTGIQGFAYDIRTAILPFMFVFNTQLLLMGIDTWWHLLLTILSSIIAMLIFSAATQGWWFTKNKWWETLLLLILTFSFFRPGFWWDMIYPAKVLSPGIEIEQITQKLDVGQSLELRVAGTNLEGDFTEKTVRLPFDDNATTALERLQSMGLSLVEDQGKMLVDMVEFDSPAEASGIDFDWEIKWVVEEADRPMKEWVFVPCLLILIFMAANQKRRIRSQLIQA